TCCAGGGGAACGACCGGTACAGCACCACGATCACGATCACCGCGACCGAGGCGATGCCGACAGCCACCCACTGCAGGCGTCGGATGCGCTCCTTGAGAACGAACACCCCGAGCAGCACCGTCATGATCGGGTTGATGAAGTAGCCGAGGCTGGTCTCGACGACGTTGTGGCTGAGCGTGCCGAACACGAAGACCTGCCAGTTGACGTAGATCAGCACGCCGGCCAGGGCCGTCCATCCCAGCAGCCGGGGCTGGCGGACGATCGCGCCGAAGGCCTGCCATCCCCGAGTCACCGTGAGCAGGATGACGCAGAACAGGAGCGACAGCAGCACCCGCCAGGCCACGACCTCCCACGGTCCTGTCGGCGCGAGCAGCAGGAAGTAGAGAGGCAGCACGCCCCAGAGCAGATAGGCGCCGCCCGCGTAGGCGACACCGGCCGTCTGCGTGGCGCGGATCGCGGTGCTCGTGGGGGTCACCGGACAACCCTAGTGCCGCGCCGCTCGGGTCATCGTCACGGCCTCGTGCGCGGCCGGAGAATGGCAGGAAAGCGCCCAGGAGTGGCGGGAGCCGGACCCGTCACACATACGGAAAGGGCCCGGATGCGAGATGCATCCGGGCCCTTTCGAAGACGTTGTCTCAGCGGACGACGACCGCGAGCACGTCGCGTGCCGACAGGACGAGGAACTCGTCTGCGCCGAACTTCACCTCGGTGCCGCCGTACTTGCTGTACAGGACACGGTCGCCCACGGCGACGTCGAGCGGAACGCGGTTGCCGTTGTCATCGATGCGGCCGGGGCCAACGGCCACGACCTCGCCCTCCTGGGGCTTCTCCTTGGCGGTGTCGGGGATGACCAGGCCACTCGCGGTGGTCTGCTCGGCCTCGACCTGCTTGATGACGATGCGGTCCTCGAGCGGCTTGATGGAAACCGACACGGTCTACCTCTTCTTTCTTGACGCTGACAGGAAGACTTTTTCGCACTCTCAACCCGAGAGTGCTAACACCCAGTGTAGGGCGTCGGCTGGCACTCATGCAATGCGAGTGCCAATCGTGCCGACCTCGCCGCCGCCTAAGCTTGCCGGGTGGAGATGTCCGAACTGCGCGCACTGCTGACCCCCGAGGGCCTGGAGCTGCTGGACGCTCTCGGCCCGATCGAAAAGGGCGCCGACGTGGCGAGGGCCGTGTCGCGGCTGCGCGCCGCCGGCCACTCCCCCGACCTCGTGTCGGCCGTGGTCGGACAGGCCGCACTGCGCTCTCGTGCGCAGGCGAAGTTCGGCGACTTCGCCGCGCGGATGCTGTTCACCCGCGCGGGTCTCGAACAGGCCACCCGCCTCGGCGTCGCCGCCCGCCATGCCCAGCGGATGCGCCGCGCCGGCATCACCGGCGTCGCCGACCTCGGCTGCGGCATCGGCGGGGACTCCCTCGCCTTCGCCGGCGCCGGGCTCGACGTGTCGGCGGTCGACGCCGACGAGGTCACCGCGGCCATCGCCGCTTACAACCTCGCACCGTTCGCCGACAGCGCCACGGTCGCGCACGGCACCGCGCAGGAGCACGCGCCGACGGAGAAGGACGGCGTCACCGCGATCTGGATGGACCCCGCCCGCCGCACCTCAGGACACAGCGAGACCCGCCGTGTCTCGTCCGACGACTACTCTCCCCCCTTGGACTGGGCGTTCGAGCTGGCATCCCGCATCCCCTCCGGCATCAAGCTCGGCCCCGGGCACGACCGTGACGCCCTCCCCGCCGACGCCGAGGCGCAGTGGGTGAGCGCGGAGGGCAGCGTCGTCGAGCTGGTCCTGTGGACAGGAGCACTCGCACGCGAAGGGGTGCGCCGCGCAGCACTGGTCATCCGCGGCGAGCGCTCGCACGAGATGACCGCCGGTGCCGACGCCGAGGACGCGCCGGTGCGCGAGCTCGGCGCGTTCCTGCACGAGCCCGACGGGGCGGTGATCCGCGCCCGTCTGATCGGCGACGTCGCGCGCTCGCTCGAGGCGGGGATGCTCGACGAGCGGATCGCGTACCTGACCTCGGACTCAGCGCTGACCAGCCCGTTCGTGCAGAGCTTCCGGGTGCGTGAGACGATGCCGGCCAACCCGAAGGCCATCAGCGCCGTTCTCAAGGCCCACCGGATCGGCACCCTCGAGATCAAGAAGCGCGGGATGGACATCGATCCCGCCGCCTTCCGCAAGAAGCTCGCGCTCACGGGCGACGCGTCGGCCACGCTGATCCTCACCCGCGTCGGCGACCAGCGGCGTGCGATCCTCGCCGACCGGGTTCCCGCGGCCGGATAGCCGTGGCGCGGTCACCCCGCATCCGTGCCCGTCGCGGACGCCGGCACGTCGCCGCTCACCACGAGGTACGGGGTGCCGCTGCGGGTGAACGAGAGGAGCACATCCGACGTGACGGTCCGGCCCGCCCCCTCGTCGAACGTCGTCGTCCTGATGCCGATGCCGCCCTCTCGGGATTCGCCGGCACGCACGCACTGGGTCGCGTCGAGGGCGTCGACGACCAGGCAGTCCTCGGTCACCGCGCCGGTGGTGCGCTGACCGAACCAGACGGGCTTCTGCTGGAAATCGCCGACGATCGAGTAGGTGTACTCGTCGAACCCCTCGTCCGCGAGCTGCTCCGCCCGATCCCGCTCCGCCCCCTCGAACTGCGACAGCCAGTCGTTCCCGCTCGTGTCCCAGCGCTGCACGATCGCCACGAACTCGCCCGTGGTCGCGCGCGCCGCCGTCGCGGAGAACTGTTGCGCAGGTTCGTCGCCATCGCCGGCCGGGGCGACGACGCTCACTCCGAATCCCCAGCCTCTCTCGAGATCCTCGGTGGGAGCGCACTGCGTCGACGACTCCGCCGCGACGTCGAGGGTGAGACAGCTCAGGTCGCCGTCGTCCTTCGTGGCGAGCCAGACCAGCGCATCGTCGTCCTGGCCGATCGCCCTGAGGCTCCCCGGGTCGTACCCGCCGTCGTCCTGGAGCGTCGCCCGCCGTTCCTGTTGCGCCGCGGTGAGGGCGATCCCGTCGCCCTTCTCTGCGAACACCGCCCACCCCACGCCGAGCCCGACCAGCAGAAGGGCGGCCGAGGCGGCGACGAGCGACGTCCACCTTCTGCGCGCGATGCCCGTCCCCCGCGCGATGTCGGCGGTTGCGGCATCGTCGACAGGCGTGGCGGAATCGTCGGACACGGAACCGTCGGACATCGCATCATCGGCCGGAGTCACATCGTCGGTCGGAGTCGCATCGTCGGTCGGCAGGGGATCGTCGACGTCCCCGGCGCCTCCCGCGGCCCGCACGACACGCGCCGATTCGAGGGCGGCCAGACGGGCGGCATCCGCAGCGGCGAGTCCGCCGCCGCGCCCGTAGGCCCTGGCCTGCAGCGCTCGCAGTTCGGCGGCGTCACTCTCATGCGGCATCGTCGCCCTCCCCGTCCCTCGTCACCGTGAGGTATCCCTGACCGTAGCCGAACCGGTACTCGTAGCGGGTGATCCCGTCGCCGTCGTCGACGACGAGCCCGAGCGACCTGTCGGTCTCTGCCAGCATCAGGCTGTCGTCGCACACCATCGGCGGCGAGGGACTCGATCCGTCGATGACGAGACAGTAGCGCTGGGTCGCCTTGTCGACGCCGACCCAGATCGGCGTCTCGCCGTCGTAGCCGACGACCATGATCGAGCGCCGGTCGAGGCCGACATCCTCCGCGAGGGAGACCGCGACAGCCGCCTCCTCGGGATTCGCGAACTGGGCCGACGACTGCGGCATCGATATGTAGCTGCTGGTGACGATCGCAGGTGCGCCGTCATCGGTCAGGTACATGTACGCGTCGACATCCAAGGTCTGCGAGTCGTCGACCACCGTCACGAGGCTGGCGCTCACCCCCTGCGCCAGCGCCTGCTCGCGAGTCGTGCAGGCGGGAGCCGTCGACTCGGCGTCGCCCAGCACGACGCACACCTGGGCACCGTCGCCCTTGGTGGCGTACCAGACGACCACGTCCTGCTCCTGGCGCAGCGCGCGCACCGAGCCGGGGTCGTACCGCCCCGAGGCCACGATCGCGTTCTGCCATTCCTGCTGCGTCGACGTCAGCGACATCGACGAGGCGTCCCGGTCGGCGAAGAGCAGCCATCCCGCCCCCACGCCGAGCACGATGCACACCGCCGCCAGCAGAAGAGCGCTGCGCCCGTGGTGCGTCCGGCGCGGCGACGGCGCGGAGCCCTCCGCGCCGGTGTCCTGCGAGTCCGGCGCGGGTGCAGGGGCGGACTCTCGCGCCGGATCGACGGAGACGGATGACGGAGCATCGGGGGCCGCCGCGCCCTGAGCCGCCGGTTGCTCGGATTCCGTGTGCGACGGGGACGGCGCCCGGCGCAGCGCCTCGAGTCGGCGCAGCCGCGCCACCTCGTCGTCACCCAGCGCCCCCTCGCGGCCGTACGCGCGCTCCTGCAGCGCACGGAGCTCGACCGCCTCTTCGGCACCGAGCATCCGCTATCCGAGTCTCTCGAACTGCATCCCCGCCCAGACGAGCCAGCCCAGGCTGTAGACCGTCGCGCACAGCCCGAGCACCAGGGCCCAGCGCGCGATCGCGCGACTCTCGACGGGACGACGCAGCGACATGATCGCGGCGACGACCGCGATCACCGCGATCGGAAGTCCCCAGCCGACGAAGAACGAGCTGGCCAGTGCGACGATCGCGGCCATCAGCGCCCACGGAGCGAGCCGGGTGTCATCGACGGCGGCCGTCACCGTCCCGGTCTCGGTCGAGGGCTGCCAGTCCGTGTCGCGCCTGACCTCGTCGAGCATCGGACCGGTCACGACCACCGGCTCGACACCGACCGGCCCGGTGGGCAGCCGCGTGTAGCCGTCGCGTCGGGCACCCGGCAGTCGAGCGGCACCCGTCGGGCGCTCCACCTCACCGCTGGGCCTGTCGATCCTGGCCGGCGGCACGATCCCGCCCGCCGCCGGATCGGTGCCCGCGGCGTCGGCTCCCCGTGTCGCATCGCTCATCACGACACCGCGCTCCGCTCCGCGACCTGGATCTCGGTCACGGGCAGCGTCGAATCGGCACCGAAGGCGAGCGTCGACGGGCGGCGTCCCGACGAGATCAGCTCGGCGGCGAGGGCGGCGATCATCGCCCCGTTGTCGGTGCACAGCGACAGCGGGGGGATGCGGACGGTGACCCCGGCCGCCGCAGCGCGGGAGAGCGCGACCTCGCGCAGGCGGCGATTGGCGATGACGCCTCCGCCCAGCAGCAGGCGAGGCACCCCGAGATCGGCGCAGGCGGCGAGCGCCTTCGTCACGAGCACGTCGACCACGGCCTCGCGGAAGCTCGCCGCGACATCGGCGACCGGCACGGGCACGCCATCGGCCTCGCAGCGCTCCACCCAGCGGGCGACGGCCGTCTTGAGACCCGAGAACGAGAAGTCGTAGCGGTGGGCGGCCAGATCCGACGCGCGGGACAGGCCCCGCGGGAAGCGGATGGCGTTCGGGTC
The sequence above is a segment of the Microbacterium sp. Root553 genome. Coding sequences within it:
- a CDS encoding class I SAM-dependent methyltransferase encodes the protein MEMSELRALLTPEGLELLDALGPIEKGADVARAVSRLRAAGHSPDLVSAVVGQAALRSRAQAKFGDFAARMLFTRAGLEQATRLGVAARHAQRMRRAGITGVADLGCGIGGDSLAFAGAGLDVSAVDADEVTAAIAAYNLAPFADSATVAHGTAQEHAPTEKDGVTAIWMDPARRTSGHSETRRVSSDDYSPPLDWAFELASRIPSGIKLGPGHDRDALPADAEAQWVSAEGSVVELVLWTGALAREGVRRAALVIRGERSHEMTAGADAEDAPVRELGAFLHEPDGAVIRARLIGDVARSLEAGMLDERIAYLTSDSALTSPFVQSFRVRETMPANPKAISAVLKAHRIGTLEIKKRGMDIDPAAFRKKLALTGDASATLILTRVGDQRRAILADRVPAAG
- the groES gene encoding co-chaperone GroES yields the protein MSVSIKPLEDRIVIKQVEAEQTTASGLVIPDTAKEKPQEGEVVAVGPGRIDDNGNRVPLDVAVGDRVLYSKYGGTEVKFGADEFLVLSARDVLAVVVR
- the rarD gene encoding EamA family transporter RarD, which produces MTPTSTAIRATQTAGVAYAGGAYLLWGVLPLYFLLLAPTGPWEVVAWRVLLSLLFCVILLTVTRGWQAFGAIVRQPRLLGWTALAGVLIYVNWQVFVFGTLSHNVVETSLGYFINPIMTVLLGVFVLKERIRRLQWVAVGIASVAVIVIVVLYRSFPWIALSLTVSFGVYGLIKKKIGPAVDAISGLTLESFWLIPIAVVQLVLVATGPGLTMGANGTGHAVLLALAGVATAVPLLLFAAGTRRIDLTVIGMIQFVTPVMQFIIGAAVLGEPMPIERWVGFVLVWVAIAVFLVDLVLAARRGRRNGRPEPV